A part of Rutidosis leptorrhynchoides isolate AG116_Rl617_1_P2 unplaced genomic scaffold, CSIRO_AGI_Rlap_v1 contig211, whole genome shotgun sequence genomic DNA contains:
- the LOC139881938 gene encoding uncharacterized protein, protein MQGLAPARHRFAYTLSSNASTTTPWRTYNNSFRAFASSSDNQSRGGLPRFFSEDLPSAKGGVVRVQGDEFWHMTKVLRLTSNDRVELFNGKGALVQGCIQSIDRSGVDVLALDKVELVPPQSMQWHVFAAFGTLKGGRADWLVEKCTELGAQSITPLLTERSPSVSGNRVDRLQRVVLAATKQCQRLHELLLNPPLKVEGLLPLIVQSKLSFVATAEATPLISTLNSLMVEPNGLIVVGPEGDFTEKEVSMMEEAGATRVGLGPHRLRVETAAVSLLAALMLWSDSKLS, encoded by the exons ATGCAAGGTCTAGCACCGGCACGACATCGTTTTGCATATACCTTAAGCTCAAATGCTAGTACCACTACTCCATGGCGAACCTATAATAATAGCTTTCGAGCATTCGCAAGCTCATCAGATAACCAATCGCGTGGAGGACTACCTCGATTCTTCTCCGAAGACCTTCCCTCTGCTAAG GGTGGTGTTGTTCGTGTTCAAGGCGATGAATTTTGGCACATGACTAAAGTCCTCAGGTTAACCTCAAATGATAG GGTAGAGCTCTTCAATGGGAAAGGGGCTCTGGTACAAGGGTGCATACAGAGCATTGACCGTTCTGGAGTTGATGTTTTGGCACTAGACAAAGTAGAGTTGGTTCCTCCTCAGAGCATGCAGTGGCATGTTTTTGCAGCTTTTG GTACTCTGAAGGGCGGCCGAGCTGACTGGCTTGTTGAGAAATGCACT GAGTTGGGGGCTCAGAGTATAACCCCGTTGCTCACCGAGCGTTCTCCTTCAGTCTCTGGCAATAGGGTGGATCGATTGCAACGTGTTGTTTTAGCAGCAACGAAGCAAT GCCAAAGGCTTCATGAACTGCTTCTGAACCCTCCATTGAAAGTTGAAGGGCTCTTACCACTT ATTGTCCAGTCAAAGCTATCTTTTGTCGCAACTGCAGAAGCTACTCCTCTCATAAGCACATTAAACTCGCTAATGGTGGAACCCAATGGTCTGATTGTAGTTGGCCCGGAAGGAG ACTTCACGGAGAAGGAAGTAAGTATGATGGAGGAAGCAGGTGCTACTCGTGTTGGGCTTGGACCACATCGATTACGTGTTGAAACTGCAGCAGTGAGTCTTTTGGCTGCTCTGATGCTCTGGTCTGACTCAAAGCTTTCTTAA
- the LOC139881937 gene encoding 17.3 kDa class I heat shock protein-like, translating into MSIIPSMFGGQRSNVFDPFSLDIWDPFQGFPFGTTSIANAPPSSSAREMSAFAGARVDWKETDDSHVFKADLPGLKKEEVKVEVEDGRVLQISGERSKEQEEKNDQWHRVERSSGKFLRRFRLPENAKMDQVKASMENGVLTVTVPKEEEKKPQVKAIDISG; encoded by the coding sequence ATGTCGATCATTCCCAGCATGTTTGGTGGCCAAAGAAGCAACGTGTTCGATCCATTCTCTCTAGACATTTGGGATCCTTTTCAAGGGTTCCCATTTGGAACGACTAGCATTGCCAATGCTCCTCCTTCCTCCTCGGCGCGTGAGATGTCAGCATTTGCAGGTGCACGTGTCGACTGGAAGGAGACTGATGACTCACATGTCTTCAAGGCTGATCTTCCTGGATTGAAGAAGGAAGAGGTTAAGGTCGAGGTTGAAGATGGCAGAGTGCTGCAGATTAGCGGGGAGAGGAGCAAAGAACAGGAAGAGAAGAATGATCAATGGCATCGCGTGGAACGAAGCAGCGGGAAGTTCCTGAGAAGGTTCCGGCTGCCGGAGAATGCGAAAATGGATCAAGTGAAGGCTTCCATGGAGAATGGTGTGCTCACTGTCACTGTTCCTAAGGAGGAAGAGAAGAAACCTCAAGTTAAGGCTATTGACATCTCTGGCTAA